In Gadus macrocephalus chromosome 11, ASM3116895v1, a single genomic region encodes these proteins:
- the LOC132467387 gene encoding uncharacterized protein LOC132467387 isoform X1 translates to MDVRLVSGGPWAGCQDCQPLRCQRLAAATGAENRRSAGGSRPPGGRKGCTHRGTPSPEQTGSSPSHQGPRRDEAMASSGAESPRRRTLRRTTGGRTLLQDLLHKGGSHAPGELGREPRLIQSIAGLMRGKGQLLLLERPDAVEVYKLNKPPVRSKGAAADQLYLPRIPRRPSNLASLRASLSNSCPYLCDQRRGSVSSMCSQKTVNWDKKTSSLKALAEAKKSNVTVTMTYLGLRNAHSGSGTLQDELRVLQQVNGGENLCVFKGLVTPGERFQFLSQRHRGYPFSATMYVDGLMAARISSCCEYRYSPGFQQGQRSCFRLAWLSGGTPCHRCTSLRNKYGSCQQLNNGTKENLIPPLDRNAGKAPDEEHHSAPPLLPAAKPEKKKKKTLRQRTREHSREASCPSSDSEEDPAPAAAKRSSKPKRRKGRPGPREGKGGTGGSGGEGRRRGSKADPKETQVLGGYDGRTATHKQVQTDQESPGQGRTPRARRGVVNSGRGVVDSGGPQDKEALTRHKAGRKTEPGTNEKSRDGDGTKDYYEECLDMSAALERRPNQHNWFKANILERCRLKKRLAAGPPGTSSDLEPSECESEEEVPPEDEPAEPDVEEPPPEPEVEEPPPEPEVEEPPPELEVEEPPAEPEVEEPPPEPEVEEPPPEPEVEVPPAEPENLGEEDLQTQLDAMMAVLNASDEVEQLVLRNTGLTDDLLWNLVEVLKRSPSEVTLLNLNLNRIGPFGAHVLLDLIRAKPQVQGIHIFGNKLRDYGLQILVNGIVELQEQTASEAVLQDSMLLQSDQDLQYTMPLQSEQHLQQAMLPQSEQLFQSELHLQHTMPLQSEQHLQQAMALQSENPLQSEQHLQHTVPLQSEQQVNPDHLVSLSATWGSLSIFTLLELDIGGNGLASDGLRLLAAYMRHYSSLQYLGLAQTSGADLAAWKELFDSLKENSSLTHIVLDESSLGDPGVRMLADVLRVSVSLRLVDLDRNGISDVGGNDLMGALLCRTRCPLSHLSLQENDISPGLMRRIQEEVKNT, encoded by the exons ATGGATGTGAGACTCGTGTCAGGAGGCCCCTGGGCCGGCTGCCAGGACTGTCAGCCGCTCAGGTGTCAGCGGCTGGCCGCAGCAACGGGAGCAGAGAACCGGAGATCAGCAGGAGGATCACGTCCTCCCGGGGGGCGAAAAGGCTGCACTCACCGCGGCACACCTAGTCCAGAACAAACAG GAAGTTCTCCGTCACACCAGGGGCCAAGGAGGGATGAGGCGATGGCGTCTTCTGGAGCCGAGTCGCCACGACGACGCACTTTGAGGAGGACCACCGGCGGCAGAACCCTGCTCCAGGACCTCCTCCACAAGGGAGGCTCTCAC GCCCCAGGTGAGTTGGGCAGGGAGCCCAGGCTCATCCAGTCCATAGCCGGTCTGATGAGGGGCAAGGGTCAGCTGCTGCTCCTGGAGAGACCTGATGCTGTGGAGGTCTACAAG CTTAACAAGCCCCCGGTCCGTTCAAAGGGAGCTGCTGCCGACCAGTTGTACCTGCCGAGGATACCGAGAAGGCCCTCAAACCTGGCCTCGCTCAGGGCGTCCCTGAGCAACTCCTGTCCCTACCTGTGCGACCAGCGAAGAGGCAGTGTGTCCTCCATGTGCTCCCAGAAAACCGTCAACTGGGATAAAAAGACG AGCAGCCTGAAGGCCCTGGCTGAGGCTAAGAAGTCCAACGTCACCGTGACGATGACCTACCTGGGGCTGCGCaacgcccactccggctcaggCACCTTACAGGACGAGCTGCGGGTCCTCCAGCAGGTGAACGGGGGGGAGAACCTCTGCGTGTTCAAAGGCCTGGTAACACCCGGAG AGCGGTTCCAGTTCCTGTCCCAGCGACACCGGGGCTACCCCTTCAGCGCCACCATGTATGTCGACGGCCTGATGGCCGCCCGCATCAGCTCCTGCTGCGAGTACCGCTACTCCCCGGGCTTCCAGCAGGGCCAGCGGAGCTGCTTCAGACTGGCCTGGCTCTCCGGGGGAACGCCCTGCCACAG ATGTACAAGTCTCCGAAACAAATACGGCTCCTGCCAGCAGCTGAACAATGGCACAAAGGAGAATTTAATTCCCCCGCTAGACCGGAACGCTGGCAAAG CCCCCGATGAGGAGCATCACTcagcccccccgctcctccccgccgcaaagccagagaagaagaagaagaagacgttgAGGCAGAGGACACGGGAGCACAGCCGGGAGGCCAGCTGTCCGTCCAGCGACAGCGAGGAGGACCCCGCGCCCGCAGCCGCCAAACGTTCCTCCAAGCCCAAGAGACGCAAGGGCCGCCCCGGTCCGAGGGAGGGCAAGGGTGGGACGGGGGGCAGCggcggagaggggaggaggcggggcagtAAGGCGGACCCCAAGGAGACTCAGGTGCTGGGGGGCTACGACGGCAGAACCGCGACTCACAAACAGGTCCAAACAGACCAGGAGTCCCCCGGTCAGGGCAGGACCCCGCGGGCCAGGAGGGGGGTGGTGAACTCTGGGAGAGGGGTGGTGGACTCCG GGGGTCCGCAGGACAAGGAAGCCCTGACGAGGCACAAAGCGGGAAGAAAGACGGAGCCCGGAACAAATGAGAAAAGCAGAGATGGGGATGGAACCAAGGACTACTATGAAGAGTGTTTGGACATGAGTGCAGCGCTGGAGCGGCGCCCAAACCAACACAACTGGTTCAAGGCAAACA TCTTGGAGCGATGTCGTCTGAAGAAGCGCCTGGCAGCAGGCCCCCCAGGGACCAGCTCCGACCTGGAGCCTAGCGAGTGTGAGAGCGAGGAAGAGGTTCCCCCTGAAGACGAGCCAGCAGAACCAGATGTGGAAGAACCCCCACCAGAACCAGAGGTGGAGGAACCCCCACCAGAACCAGAGGTGGAGGAACCCCCACCAGaactggaggtggaggaaccCCCAGCAGAACCAGAGGTGGAGGAACCCCCACCAGAACCGGAGGTGGAGGAACCCCCACCAGAACCAGAGGTGGAGGTTCCCCCAGCAGAGCCAGAGAACCTGGGAGAAGAAGATCTGCAGACACAG CTTGACGCCATGATGGCGGTGCTGAACGCGTCGGATGAGGTGGAGCAGCTGGTGCTGAGGAACACGGGCCTGACCGACGACCTGCTGTGGAACCTGGTGGAGGTGCTGAAGAGGAGCCCCTCCGAGGTCACCCTGCTCAACCTCAACCTCAACCGCATCGGCCCGTTCGGAGCCCACGTCCTACTGGACCTGATCAGAGCCAAGCCCCAGGTCCAAGGGATACA CATATTCGGAAACAAACTGCGCGACTACGGCCTCCAAATCCTGGTGAACGGGATAGTGGAGCTGCAGGAGCAGACGGCCAGCGAAGCAGTCCTCCAAGACAGCATGCTCCTCCAGTCAGACCAGGACCTCCAATACACCATGCCCCTACAGTCAGAGCAGCACCTCCAACAAGCCATGCTCCCTCAATCAGAGCAGCTCTTCCAGTCAGAGCTGCACCTCCAACACACCATGCCCCTTCAGTCAGAGCAGCACCTCCAACAAGCCATGGCCCTTCAGTCAGAGAATCCCCTCCAGTCAGAGCAGCACCTCCAACACACCGTGCCCCTTCAGTCCGAGCAGCAGGTGAACCCGGACCACCTCGTCAGCCTGAGCGCTACGTGGGGCTCTCTCAGCATCTTCACCCTGCTGGAGCTTGACATCGGGGGGAATGGCCTCGCCAGCGACGGGCTGCGGCTGCTGGCGGCGTACATGAGACACTACTCCTCCCTGCAGTACCTGGGCCTGGCGCAGACCAGCGGGGCTGACCTCGCCGCGTGGAAGGAGCTGTTTGACAGCCTCAAGGAGAACAGCTCGCTCACTCACATCGTCCTGGACGAGAGCAGCCTGGGGGACCCGGGGGTGCGGATGCTGGCCGACGTGCTGCGGGTCAGCGTCAGCCTCCGGCTGGTGGACCTGGACAGGAATGGCATCAGTGACGTGGGAGGGAACGACCTCATGGGGGCGTTGCTCTGCAGGACTCGGTGTCCACTGAGCCACCTGAGCCTTCAGGAGAATGACATCAGCCCGGGACTCATGAGACGCAtacaggaggaggtgaagaataCCTGA
- the LOC132467387 gene encoding uncharacterized protein LOC132467387 isoform X2: protein MDVRLVSGGPWAGCQDCQPLRCQRLAAATGAENRRSAGGSRPPGGRKGCTHRGTPSPEQTGSSPSHQGPRRDEAMASSGAESPRRRTLRRTTGGRTLLQDLLHKGGSHAPGELGREPRLIQSIAGLMRGKGQLLLLERPDAVEVYKLNKPPVRSKGAAADQLYLPRIPRRPSNLASLRASLSNSCPYLCDQRRGSVSSMCSQKTVNWDKKTSSLKALAEAKKSNVTVTMTYLGLRNAHSGSGTLQDELRVLQQVNGGENLCVFKGLVTPGERFQFLSQRHRGYPFSATMYVDGLMAARISSCCEYRYSPGFQQGQRSCFRLAWLSGGTPCHRCTSLRNKYGSCQQLNNGTKENLIPPLDRNAGKAPDEEHHSAPPLLPAAKPEKKKKKTLRQRTREHSREASCPSSDSEEDPAPAAAKRSSKPKRRKGRPGPREGKGGTGGSGGEGRRRGSKADPKETQVLGGYDGRTATHKQVQTDQESPGQGRTPRARRGVVNSGRGVVDSGGPQDKEALTRHKAGRKTEPGTNEKSRDGDGTKDYYEECLDMSAALERRPNQHNWFKANILERCRLKKRLAAGPPGTSSDLEPSECESEEEVPPEDEPAEPDVEEPPPEPEVEEPPPEPEVEEPPPEPEVEVPPAEPENLGEEDLQTQLDAMMAVLNASDEVEQLVLRNTGLTDDLLWNLVEVLKRSPSEVTLLNLNLNRIGPFGAHVLLDLIRAKPQVQGIHIFGNKLRDYGLQILVNGIVELQEQTASEAVLQDSMLLQSDQDLQYTMPLQSEQHLQQAMLPQSEQLFQSELHLQHTMPLQSEQHLQQAMALQSENPLQSEQHLQHTVPLQSEQQVNPDHLVSLSATWGSLSIFTLLELDIGGNGLASDGLRLLAAYMRHYSSLQYLGLAQTSGADLAAWKELFDSLKENSSLTHIVLDESSLGDPGVRMLADVLRVSVSLRLVDLDRNGISDVGGNDLMGALLCRTRCPLSHLSLQENDISPGLMRRIQEEVKNT, encoded by the exons ATGGATGTGAGACTCGTGTCAGGAGGCCCCTGGGCCGGCTGCCAGGACTGTCAGCCGCTCAGGTGTCAGCGGCTGGCCGCAGCAACGGGAGCAGAGAACCGGAGATCAGCAGGAGGATCACGTCCTCCCGGGGGGCGAAAAGGCTGCACTCACCGCGGCACACCTAGTCCAGAACAAACAG GAAGTTCTCCGTCACACCAGGGGCCAAGGAGGGATGAGGCGATGGCGTCTTCTGGAGCCGAGTCGCCACGACGACGCACTTTGAGGAGGACCACCGGCGGCAGAACCCTGCTCCAGGACCTCCTCCACAAGGGAGGCTCTCAC GCCCCAGGTGAGTTGGGCAGGGAGCCCAGGCTCATCCAGTCCATAGCCGGTCTGATGAGGGGCAAGGGTCAGCTGCTGCTCCTGGAGAGACCTGATGCTGTGGAGGTCTACAAG CTTAACAAGCCCCCGGTCCGTTCAAAGGGAGCTGCTGCCGACCAGTTGTACCTGCCGAGGATACCGAGAAGGCCCTCAAACCTGGCCTCGCTCAGGGCGTCCCTGAGCAACTCCTGTCCCTACCTGTGCGACCAGCGAAGAGGCAGTGTGTCCTCCATGTGCTCCCAGAAAACCGTCAACTGGGATAAAAAGACG AGCAGCCTGAAGGCCCTGGCTGAGGCTAAGAAGTCCAACGTCACCGTGACGATGACCTACCTGGGGCTGCGCaacgcccactccggctcaggCACCTTACAGGACGAGCTGCGGGTCCTCCAGCAGGTGAACGGGGGGGAGAACCTCTGCGTGTTCAAAGGCCTGGTAACACCCGGAG AGCGGTTCCAGTTCCTGTCCCAGCGACACCGGGGCTACCCCTTCAGCGCCACCATGTATGTCGACGGCCTGATGGCCGCCCGCATCAGCTCCTGCTGCGAGTACCGCTACTCCCCGGGCTTCCAGCAGGGCCAGCGGAGCTGCTTCAGACTGGCCTGGCTCTCCGGGGGAACGCCCTGCCACAG ATGTACAAGTCTCCGAAACAAATACGGCTCCTGCCAGCAGCTGAACAATGGCACAAAGGAGAATTTAATTCCCCCGCTAGACCGGAACGCTGGCAAAG CCCCCGATGAGGAGCATCACTcagcccccccgctcctccccgccgcaaagccagagaagaagaagaagaagacgttgAGGCAGAGGACACGGGAGCACAGCCGGGAGGCCAGCTGTCCGTCCAGCGACAGCGAGGAGGACCCCGCGCCCGCAGCCGCCAAACGTTCCTCCAAGCCCAAGAGACGCAAGGGCCGCCCCGGTCCGAGGGAGGGCAAGGGTGGGACGGGGGGCAGCggcggagaggggaggaggcggggcagtAAGGCGGACCCCAAGGAGACTCAGGTGCTGGGGGGCTACGACGGCAGAACCGCGACTCACAAACAGGTCCAAACAGACCAGGAGTCCCCCGGTCAGGGCAGGACCCCGCGGGCCAGGAGGGGGGTGGTGAACTCTGGGAGAGGGGTGGTGGACTCCG GGGGTCCGCAGGACAAGGAAGCCCTGACGAGGCACAAAGCGGGAAGAAAGACGGAGCCCGGAACAAATGAGAAAAGCAGAGATGGGGATGGAACCAAGGACTACTATGAAGAGTGTTTGGACATGAGTGCAGCGCTGGAGCGGCGCCCAAACCAACACAACTGGTTCAAGGCAAACA TCTTGGAGCGATGTCGTCTGAAGAAGCGCCTGGCAGCAGGCCCCCCAGGGACCAGCTCCGACCTGGAGCCTAGCGAGTGTGAGAGCGAGGAAGAGGTTCCCCCTGAAGACGAGCCAGCAGAACCAGATGTGGAAGAACCCCCACCAGAACCAGAG GTGGAGGAACCCCCACCAGAACCGGAGGTGGAGGAACCCCCACCAGAACCAGAGGTGGAGGTTCCCCCAGCAGAGCCAGAGAACCTGGGAGAAGAAGATCTGCAGACACAG CTTGACGCCATGATGGCGGTGCTGAACGCGTCGGATGAGGTGGAGCAGCTGGTGCTGAGGAACACGGGCCTGACCGACGACCTGCTGTGGAACCTGGTGGAGGTGCTGAAGAGGAGCCCCTCCGAGGTCACCCTGCTCAACCTCAACCTCAACCGCATCGGCCCGTTCGGAGCCCACGTCCTACTGGACCTGATCAGAGCCAAGCCCCAGGTCCAAGGGATACA CATATTCGGAAACAAACTGCGCGACTACGGCCTCCAAATCCTGGTGAACGGGATAGTGGAGCTGCAGGAGCAGACGGCCAGCGAAGCAGTCCTCCAAGACAGCATGCTCCTCCAGTCAGACCAGGACCTCCAATACACCATGCCCCTACAGTCAGAGCAGCACCTCCAACAAGCCATGCTCCCTCAATCAGAGCAGCTCTTCCAGTCAGAGCTGCACCTCCAACACACCATGCCCCTTCAGTCAGAGCAGCACCTCCAACAAGCCATGGCCCTTCAGTCAGAGAATCCCCTCCAGTCAGAGCAGCACCTCCAACACACCGTGCCCCTTCAGTCCGAGCAGCAGGTGAACCCGGACCACCTCGTCAGCCTGAGCGCTACGTGGGGCTCTCTCAGCATCTTCACCCTGCTGGAGCTTGACATCGGGGGGAATGGCCTCGCCAGCGACGGGCTGCGGCTGCTGGCGGCGTACATGAGACACTACTCCTCCCTGCAGTACCTGGGCCTGGCGCAGACCAGCGGGGCTGACCTCGCCGCGTGGAAGGAGCTGTTTGACAGCCTCAAGGAGAACAGCTCGCTCACTCACATCGTCCTGGACGAGAGCAGCCTGGGGGACCCGGGGGTGCGGATGCTGGCCGACGTGCTGCGGGTCAGCGTCAGCCTCCGGCTGGTGGACCTGGACAGGAATGGCATCAGTGACGTGGGAGGGAACGACCTCATGGGGGCGTTGCTCTGCAGGACTCGGTGTCCACTGAGCCACCTGAGCCTTCAGGAGAATGACATCAGCCCGGGACTCATGAGACGCAtacaggaggaggtgaagaataCCTGA